In a genomic window of Lonchura striata isolate bLonStr1 chromosome 4, bLonStr1.mat, whole genome shotgun sequence:
- the MED28 gene encoding mediator of RNA polymerase II transcription subunit 28 — MAGALGGMFGSQGPGPPPGPPGPPGLIPPPAGPRNPNNTLVDELEASFEACFASLVSQDYVNGTDQEEIRTGVDQCIQKFLDVARQTECFFLQKRLQLSVQKPEQVIKEDVSELRNELQRKEALIQKHLSKLRHWQQVLEDISVQHKKPAEMPQGPLAYLEQASANIPAPMKQT; from the exons aTGGCGGGCGCGCTGGGCGGCATGTTCGGCTCGcagggcccggggccgccgccggggccgcccggcccgcccggcctcatcccgccgcccgcggggccgcgcaACCCCAACAACACGCTGGTGGACGAGCTGGAAGCGTCCTTCGAG GCCTGCTTCGCCTCGCTGGTGAGCCAGGACTACGTGAACGGCACGGACCAGGAGGAGATCCGCACCG GCGTTGATCAGTGCATCCAAAAGTTTCTGGATGTTGCAAGACAAACGGAATGCTTTTTTCTACAAAAAAGACTGCAGTTATCAGTCCAGAAACCAGAACAAGTAATTAAAGAG GATGTTTCAGAATTAAGAAATGAATTGCAGAGAAAAGAAGCATTAATTCAGAAACATTTGAGTAAACTGCGACACTGGCAACAGGTCCTGGAAGATATCAGTGTACAGCACAAAAAGCCTGCAGAAATGCCTCAAGGTCCATTAGCTTACCTAGAACAAGCATCTGCAAATATTCCTGCTCCAATGAAGCAAACATAA